The proteins below are encoded in one region of Flavobacterium nackdongense:
- a CDS encoding glycosyltransferase family 4 protein codes for MTKPKKIAVVCNYALNPNRIGGMDRFWVAYDQKAKALGYEIDWYFSDYTPFEFFSELTIYSANSDNMESFFLEKVKQDSLKYDILVTHFLGLCSSFFKKAKATGIQQIIAVDHNPRPLEGFPLAKIIKNKIKGILYSSYIDQFIGVSNYAKKHILKDYGFFLDKKISVIYNGIDTSVFVKRTQENRNKFILTSHLRESKGIQDLLRALSIVEKPILSQIQIDMYGEGPYEDELRRLTAEFDLATIINFKGSSSKLNELYADYAYLIQPSHGETFCYSVIESLACNVPVITTVEAGNVLSVIKEDHNGFLFNAGNYNQLAAILKNIVLGNLKIEKDVSMPIEKEFNLEKMVNEHIQLLH; via the coding sequence ATGACTAAACCAAAAAAAATAGCTGTTGTTTGCAATTACGCCTTGAACCCCAATCGCATTGGCGGTATGGATCGCTTTTGGGTGGCCTATGATCAGAAAGCCAAAGCATTAGGGTATGAAATAGATTGGTATTTTTCGGACTACACCCCATTTGAATTCTTTTCTGAATTGACGATATATAGTGCCAATAGCGACAATATGGAGTCTTTTTTCTTAGAAAAAGTAAAGCAAGACAGCTTAAAATACGATATTTTAGTCACTCATTTTTTGGGGTTATGTTCGTCCTTTTTCAAAAAGGCAAAAGCGACTGGTATTCAACAAATCATTGCAGTAGACCACAATCCGAGACCTCTAGAGGGGTTTCCGCTTGCGAAAATCATCAAAAATAAAATCAAAGGAATTTTATATTCCAGCTATATCGACCAGTTTATAGGCGTTTCTAATTATGCAAAAAAGCATATTCTCAAGGATTATGGTTTTTTTCTGGACAAAAAAATAAGCGTGATTTATAACGGAATTGATACTTCGGTTTTTGTAAAACGAACACAAGAAAATAGGAATAAATTTATACTTACTTCTCATTTGAGAGAATCAAAAGGGATTCAAGATTTATTGAGGGCGTTATCTATTGTAGAAAAACCAATTTTAAGCCAAATTCAAATCGATATGTATGGCGAAGGACCTTATGAAGACGAACTGAGAAGGTTGACCGCAGAATTTGATCTCGCGACCATTATAAACTTCAAGGGAAGTTCTTCTAAACTAAACGAACTGTATGCAGATTATGCCTATTTGATACAACCCTCACACGGCGAAACTTTTTGTTATTCTGTTATTGAAAGTTTAGCTTGCAATGTTCCAGTAATTACAACAGTCGAAGCAGGAAATGTGCTGTCTGTAATTAAGGAAGACCATAATGGATTTCTTTTTAATGCAGGAAATTACAATCAACTTGCTGCAATCCTAAAAAACATTGTTTTGGGGAATTTAAAAATCGAAAAGGATGTCAGCATGCCAATTGAAAAAGAGTTTAATTTAGAGAAAATGGTCAACGAACACATACAGTTATTACATTGA
- a CDS encoding glycosyltransferase family 2 protein → MMQEPLKTLSFSLIICTYMRPQSVLQLLRSVQEQTLYPDEILIIDGSTNQETAQILEENQFPYLHYYAVPPEHRGLTKQRNYGIERIGTTMEIVCFLDDDIVLEKDYFQQLLQTYQSYPEALGVGGYIMNESECEFVGEPYHPKTDEFYFDGWTRKEGSRFILRKKLGLDSDCPPGYASLYSHGRSVGFLPPSGKTYEVEMMMGGVSSFRSEVFKTLTFSTYFEGYGLYEDADFTLRVSKIGKLYVNTAAKLCHYHADSGRPNQYQYGKMVVRNGWYVWRVKNPNPSLQAKIKWHSITILLTVIRFTNTFTTKKRKEAFTEAVGRTMGWWSLWWNKPS, encoded by the coding sequence ATGATGCAAGAACCTTTAAAGACCCTATCCTTCTCCCTCATCATCTGTACCTATATGCGCCCTCAATCGGTCTTGCAACTCTTGCGATCGGTTCAGGAGCAGACTTTATATCCCGACGAAATCTTGATTATTGATGGTTCTACGAATCAGGAGACGGCTCAAATTCTTGAAGAAAATCAATTTCCCTATTTGCATTATTATGCTGTACCACCCGAACATCGTGGTTTGACCAAGCAACGAAATTATGGAATAGAACGAATTGGTACAACGATGGAAATCGTTTGTTTTCTGGATGATGACATCGTTTTAGAAAAAGATTATTTTCAGCAATTGCTCCAAACCTACCAAAGTTATCCTGAGGCTCTTGGAGTTGGTGGTTATATTATGAATGAATCCGAATGCGAATTTGTTGGAGAACCGTATCACCCCAAAACCGATGAGTTTTATTTTGACGGTTGGACGCGAAAAGAGGGCAGCCGATTTATTCTTCGGAAAAAGTTGGGTTTGGACAGCGATTGTCCCCCAGGTTATGCGTCTTTGTATTCACACGGTAGAAGTGTAGGTTTCCTTCCTCCGAGCGGAAAAACATACGAAGTTGAAATGATGATGGGCGGGGTTTCCTCTTTTAGAAGCGAAGTGTTTAAAACCTTGACATTTTCCACATATTTTGAAGGTTATGGTTTATATGAAGACGCTGATTTTACTTTGAGAGTTTCAAAAATTGGGAAGTTGTATGTGAACACGGCCGCAAAATTATGCCATTATCACGCTGATTCCGGTAGACCTAACCAATACCAATACGGTAAAATGGTCGTGCGCAATGGTTGGTATGTTTGGAGAGTCAAAAATCCCAATCCGTCACTCCAGGCTAAAATAAAATGGCATTCGATTACGATTCTCTTGACAGTTATCCGATTTACCAATACATTTACCACCAAGAAACGAAAAGAAGCTTTTACAGAAGCAGTGGGAAGGACTATGGGCTGGTGGAGTTTGTGGTGGAATAAGCCTAGCTAA
- a CDS encoding glycosyltransferase family 4 protein, with the protein MKTNTNPVLTSAPLSFGEGLWVRLKIAFLTPEYPHSKTGSFGGIGTSIKNLAIGLLAEGCSVRVLVYGQNSESVFDDNGITIQQIQNVKFKGLSWFLTRKKLERIINQLYADKAIDLVEAPDWTGITSFIQPKKCPIVIRLNGSDTYFCQLDHRPVKWQNRFHEKRALQTADGLISVSQFTADLTNEVFGLQKEFTIIPNSIDVDLFNFNSNFKTNAGVPPSGVRGLLYFGSLIRKKGLLELPLIFNQVIQKNPEAHLVLVGKDVPDIVSGNSSTWAMMQELFTAEALSNVSYLGSVPYQKIKEHIKEAAVCVFPTFAEALPVSWLEAMALQKPIVATNIGWAKEVIADGVEGFLVHPKAHQEYAERILELLGSSQLQESFGIAARKKVVEKFSMQVVAQKSVLFYKSIIG; encoded by the coding sequence TTGAAAACAAATACAAATCCAGTTCTGACTTCGGCTCCCCTCTCCTTTGGAGAGGGGTTGTGGGTGAGGCTTAAAATCGCCTTCCTAACCCCCGAATATCCACATTCCAAAACTGGAAGTTTCGGAGGAATTGGCACGAGCATTAAGAATTTGGCTATCGGACTTTTAGCCGAAGGTTGCTCGGTTCGAGTGTTAGTTTATGGACAAAATTCAGAAAGTGTTTTTGATGACAATGGTATTACTATTCAACAGATACAAAATGTCAAATTCAAAGGATTGTCTTGGTTTTTGACTCGTAAAAAATTAGAGCGCATCATCAATCAATTGTATGCTGATAAGGCAATTGATTTAGTCGAAGCCCCCGATTGGACTGGCATAACCTCTTTTATCCAGCCCAAAAAATGCCCGATTGTTATCCGGCTGAACGGCTCGGACACTTATTTTTGTCAGTTGGATCACCGTCCAGTAAAATGGCAGAATCGATTTCACGAGAAGAGAGCACTGCAAACAGCTGATGGCTTAATTTCGGTTAGTCAATTCACTGCCGATTTGACTAATGAAGTTTTTGGATTGCAAAAGGAATTTACCATCATTCCAAATTCGATTGATGTGGATTTGTTCAATTTCAATAGCAATTTCAAAACCAACGCTGGAGTTCCCCCTTCGGGGGTTAGGGGGCTTTTATATTTCGGAAGTCTAATCCGTAAAAAAGGATTGTTAGAATTGCCCTTAATTTTCAATCAAGTGATTCAAAAAAATCCAGAAGCCCATCTCGTTTTGGTGGGTAAAGATGTGCCTGATATCGTTTCAGGCAATTCCTCGACTTGGGCGATGATGCAAGAATTATTTACCGCTGAGGCCTTGTCAAACGTTAGTTATTTGGGAAGTGTTCCGTATCAAAAGATAAAAGAACATATAAAAGAGGCAGCGGTTTGTGTTTTTCCTACATTTGCCGAAGCCTTACCCGTATCTTGGCTCGAGGCAATGGCCTTGCAAAAACCCATTGTGGCGACTAATATTGGCTGGGCAAAAGAAGTGATTGCGGATGGAGTAGAAGGTTTTTTGGTACATCCCAAAGCCCATCAAGAGTATGCCGAACGGATTTTGGAATTGCTCGGAAGTAGTCAATTGCAGGAAAGTTTTGGAATCGCTGCCCGAAAAAAAGTAGTAGAAAAATTCAGTATGCAAGTCGTGGCGCAAAAAAGTGTCTTGTTTTATAAATCCATAATAGGTTAG
- a CDS encoding transposase has protein sequence MQPIQPLENEKYYHIYNRGINSDLLFKENSNYEYFLKLYDLHIEPMAETYAWCLMKNHFHFLIRIKDKEEIKTENVIQPSQSFSNLFNAYTKAFNKKYNRHGALFERPFKRKGIENENYFQNLIAYIHNNPVHHSICEHPLQYPWSSYISCISNKPTKLKRKEVMKLFGDIENFKYVHELKSNDVSIDTFF, from the coding sequence ATGCAACCCATTCAACCCCTTGAAAACGAAAAGTACTACCACATATACAACCGAGGCATTAATAGTGATCTCCTTTTTAAAGAAAACAGCAACTACGAGTATTTTCTAAAATTATACGATTTGCATATCGAACCTATGGCTGAAACCTATGCTTGGTGCTTAATGAAAAACCACTTTCATTTCTTAATTAGAATCAAAGACAAGGAAGAAATAAAAACTGAAAATGTAATTCAACCTTCTCAATCTTTTTCTAATCTATTTAATGCTTATACAAAAGCCTTCAACAAAAAATACAATCGACACGGTGCTCTTTTTGAAAGACCATTCAAGAGAAAGGGCATTGAAAACGAAAATTATTTTCAAAACCTAATTGCCTACATCCATAATAATCCTGTTCATCATTCTATTTGTGAACATCCTTTACAATATCCTTGGAGTTCATATATCAGTTGTATTTCGAACAAACCAACGAAATTAAAACGCAAAGAAGTAATGAAACTATTTGGTGATATCGAAAACTTTAAATACGTCCATGAGCTAAAAAGTAATGACGTCTCAATAGACACCTTTTTTTAA
- a CDS encoding glycosyltransferase family 2 protein has translation MVILYHSNNRVVSVVSELDGIVPFDKSATIAAALVNLAQQFPDSILLWCHQSLQAHLNVSEIEDLFHHKKLLLSFNPSESPFIDSAIGYADASLFVPISKMVSFPSWQMSSVVGGVSAEVLLALNAAIPLKDNFDYFLCSLAKLAMPRGLLCYSEPLLLKPNSLSIPSKGSLYTLFRFVKQHYKTRWVFLLVFNLFLYERKLPILPFLFSLFYKNRTKIAIHLDGIIVQSSKKVIGKATVDVIIPTIGRKTYLYDVLKDFSKQTLLPNKIVIVEQNPEAGSKTELDYIQNEKWPFEIQHIFTHQAGACNARNLALNETKSEWVFLADDDNRFESTLLAAIFDKIKQFGNQVVTTSYPQKNEIKKYNNLIQWPTFGAGNSVIKRVLLEKVRFNNAFEFGYGEDSDFGMQLRNQGNDVLYLPEPEILHLKAPMGGFRTKPVLQWQKDAVQPKPSPTIMLFQLLHCTTEQTNSYKTILFLQYYRLQSITNPIRYYSHFKKQWDRSVFWANQLKQQNEV, from the coding sequence TTGGTTATTCTCTATCATAGTAACAATCGAGTTGTCAGTGTAGTTTCAGAGCTAGACGGAATAGTGCCTTTTGATAAAAGTGCGACTATTGCTGCAGCTTTGGTGAACTTGGCGCAGCAATTTCCGGATTCAATATTACTTTGGTGTCATCAAAGTTTGCAAGCTCACCTAAACGTTTCGGAAATAGAGGATTTGTTTCATCATAAGAAATTGCTGCTATCCTTTAATCCATCAGAAAGTCCTTTTATTGATTCGGCTATTGGCTACGCCGATGCTTCGCTTTTCGTACCAATTAGTAAAATGGTTTCTTTTCCCAGTTGGCAAATGAGTAGTGTCGTGGGAGGTGTTTCGGCAGAGGTCTTGTTGGCTTTGAATGCTGCCATTCCATTAAAGGACAATTTTGATTATTTCTTGTGTTCGCTCGCTAAATTGGCTATGCCCAGAGGGTTGTTGTGTTATTCCGAACCCTTGCTTTTAAAACCGAATTCGCTAAGTATTCCAAGCAAAGGAAGCCTTTACACGCTTTTTCGTTTTGTAAAACAGCATTATAAAACCCGTTGGGTTTTCCTTTTAGTATTCAATTTGTTTTTATACGAACGAAAGTTGCCCATTTTGCCTTTTCTTTTTTCCCTTTTTTATAAAAATAGAACCAAAATAGCTATTCATTTGGATGGTATCATAGTGCAATCCTCCAAAAAAGTAATAGGTAAAGCCACAGTTGATGTTATTATTCCAACGATTGGGCGAAAAACTTATTTGTATGATGTCTTGAAAGATTTTTCGAAGCAAACTTTGTTACCTAATAAGATAGTTATTGTAGAACAAAATCCTGAAGCAGGCAGCAAAACCGAATTAGATTATATCCAAAATGAAAAATGGCCGTTTGAAATCCAACATATTTTTACCCATCAAGCGGGTGCGTGCAATGCGCGTAATTTGGCTTTAAATGAAACCAAAAGCGAATGGGTTTTCTTGGCAGATGACGACAATCGGTTTGAAAGTACTTTGCTAGCGGCTATTTTTGATAAGATAAAACAATTTGGAAATCAGGTGGTAACCACTTCCTATCCTCAAAAAAATGAAATCAAAAAATACAATAACCTCATACAATGGCCTACTTTTGGCGCGGGCAATAGTGTTATTAAAAGAGTACTTTTAGAAAAGGTGCGATTCAACAACGCCTTTGAATTTGGTTATGGTGAAGATAGCGATTTTGGCATGCAATTGCGAAATCAGGGTAATGATGTTTTGTATTTGCCAGAACCTGAAATACTGCATTTGAAAGCTCCTATGGGCGGTTTTAGAACAAAGCCTGTTTTGCAATGGCAAAAAGATGCAGTTCAGCCGAAGCCTTCACCAACCATAATGTTATTTCAATTGTTGCATTGCACAACAGAACAAACCAACAGCTATAAGACGATTTTATTTTTGCAGTATTATCGGCTTCAATCAATTACAAATCCGATACGCTATTATAGTCATTTTAAAAAGCAATGGGATCGCTCTGTGTTTTGGGCTAACCAATTAAAACAGCAAAATGAAGTTTAG
- a CDS encoding methionine aminotransferase, translating to MSKLPHIGTSIFTLMSKMASEYKAINLSQGFPNFAIDPRLSDSIARLAKENVHQYLPMSGYPPLLNKIAALVLKSYHRTIQAETEILVTAGATQAIFTTITALVNSGEEVLLLDPSYDCYESPILLCNAQPVRVALNEDYTPNWNRIEKAFSPNTKMIIINNPHNPTGKIWTQTDFEALENLLEKFPKAIVLSDEVYEYITFEQNHISVHSREKLKNRAVVIASFGKSFHITGWKIGYLVAPDHLMTEIKKVHQFLVFSVNSICQVAISEYLDVVDVSELSNFYQEKRDYFSTLIHSSRFQLLPCEGTYFQVVSYAAISDENDVDFCKRLILEHGVAAIPLSTFYGDAVDEKRIRFCFAKDNPTLEEAAKRLCKI from the coding sequence ATGTCCAAACTACCCCATATCGGCACGAGTATCTTTACCCTAATGTCTAAAATGGCAAGCGAATACAAGGCTATCAACCTTTCTCAGGGTTTTCCTAATTTCGCTATAGACCCGAGGCTCTCGGATAGTATCGCTCGTTTGGCTAAAGAAAATGTCCATCAATACCTCCCGATGTCGGGTTATCCTCCGTTACTGAATAAGATAGCGGCCTTGGTTTTGAAATCCTATCACAGAACCATTCAAGCGGAAACCGAAATTCTAGTCACAGCCGGAGCAACACAGGCCATATTCACTACAATCACAGCTTTGGTCAATTCAGGGGAGGAAGTCCTATTGCTCGACCCCAGTTATGACTGCTATGAATCCCCCATTTTGCTATGCAATGCCCAACCTGTTCGGGTAGCTTTGAATGAGGATTACACACCCAATTGGAACCGAATTGAAAAAGCCTTTTCGCCCAATACCAAAATGATCATCATCAACAATCCGCATAACCCCACCGGGAAAATCTGGACCCAAACCGATTTTGAGGCATTGGAAAACCTCTTAGAAAAATTTCCTAAAGCAATAGTGCTTTCCGACGAAGTCTATGAATACATCACCTTTGAACAAAACCATATTTCGGTTCATTCACGGGAGAAACTCAAAAATCGTGCGGTAGTAATTGCCTCTTTTGGCAAATCGTTTCACATCACAGGTTGGAAAATTGGTTATCTCGTAGCTCCTGACCACTTAATGACAGAGATCAAAAAAGTGCACCAGTTTTTGGTTTTTAGTGTGAACAGTATTTGCCAAGTCGCCATCAGCGAGTATTTGGATGTGGTTGATGTATCTGAACTGAGTAACTTCTATCAAGAAAAACGCGACTATTTTAGTACATTAATCCACAGCAGTCGCTTCCAACTACTTCCCTGCGAAGGAACCTATTTTCAGGTAGTTTCCTACGCTGCTATCAGTGATGAAAATGATGTAGATTTTTGCAAACGCTTGATTCTCGAACACGGTGTGGCGGCCATTCCTCTTTCTACTTTTTATGGGGATGCCGTGGACGAAAAACGAATTCGGTTTTGCTTTGCCAAAGACAACCCAACCTTGGAAGAAGCCGCGAAGAGATTGTGTAAGATTTAA
- a CDS encoding ATP-binding protein yields MEIKRFLKDRIIEKLFKNKAIILIGARQIGKTTLLNKLLSVYDNTLFLDGDDRITRELLQNPSTEEIRNIIGNHAIVFIDEVQRIETIGITSKIIVDQFKDVQLVLSGSSAFDIKNKTSESLTGRKWEFTMFPITWKELEDTVGYVKSLQQLDLRLVYGMYPEIIAHPSEEKERLKQLVDSYLYNDLLAFSTIKKPDVLEKLLKALAFQMGSEVSLNELAQLLNVDKNTVANYIQILEKGYVIFTLSGYSKNLRNELKFAKKIYFWDNGVRNTIINNFNPIEMRNDKGELWENFIISERLKKNNYENPFVKSYFWRTTSQQEIDYIELENEQLTAFEIKTNENAKIRKFEKFKEAYQTDVKLIHKKNFRDLLI; encoded by the coding sequence ATGGAAATTAAACGATTTTTAAAAGACAGGATTATAGAGAAGCTTTTCAAAAATAAAGCTATAATTCTAATTGGTGCCAGACAAATTGGTAAAACAACCTTGCTAAATAAGTTGTTGTCTGTCTATGATAATACGCTGTTTCTGGATGGAGACGATAGAATTACCAGGGAGTTGTTGCAAAATCCTTCCACCGAAGAAATACGAAATATAATCGGAAATCATGCTATTGTTTTTATTGACGAAGTGCAAAGAATAGAGACCATAGGAATCACTTCCAAAATAATTGTGGACCAATTCAAGGATGTTCAGTTAGTACTGAGTGGCTCTTCTGCATTTGATATAAAAAATAAAACTAGCGAATCCTTGACAGGACGAAAATGGGAATTTACTATGTTTCCGATTACTTGGAAAGAATTGGAAGACACGGTAGGTTATGTCAAAAGTCTACAACAGCTTGATTTGCGATTGGTATATGGCATGTACCCTGAAATTATTGCACATCCTTCAGAAGAAAAAGAGCGACTAAAACAATTGGTTGATAGTTATTTGTATAATGATTTGTTAGCGTTTTCTACAATAAAAAAACCCGATGTATTAGAAAAATTGTTAAAAGCATTGGCGTTTCAGATGGGGAGTGAAGTTTCATTAAATGAGCTGGCGCAATTATTAAATGTGGATAAAAATACAGTAGCCAATTATATTCAGATTTTAGAAAAAGGATATGTCATTTTCACACTTTCTGGATATAGTAAAAACCTAAGAAATGAGCTGAAATTTGCCAAGAAAATCTATTTTTGGGACAATGGAGTTCGAAACACCATTATCAATAATTTTAATCCTATCGAAATGAGAAATGACAAAGGGGAATTATGGGAAAATTTTATTATTTCAGAGCGACTGAAGAAAAATAACTATGAAAATCCATTTGTAAAAAGTTATTTTTGGCGAACAACCAGCCAGCAAGAAATTGATTATATAGAACTTGAAAATGAGCAACTTACAGCTTTTGAAATAAAGACTAATGAAAATGCAAAAATTAGAAAGTTTGAAAAATTCAAGGAGGCTTATCAAACAGATGTAAAACTAATTCATAAAAAAAACTTTAGGGATTTACTTATTTAA
- a CDS encoding SDR family oxidoreductase: MDFSAKMLRDDALQGKVIVVTGGGSGLGKAMTRYFMELGAKVAISSRDLEKLQTTAAALETETGGSCLAVQCDVRQYDQVENMLQEVLKAYGKIDVLLNNAAGNFISPTERLSANAFDTVIDIVLKGSKNCTLAFGKHWIDSKQTSATILNIVTTYAFTGSAYVVPSAAAKAGVLAMTRSLAVEWAKYGIRSNAIAPGPFPTQGAWDRLLPGNLAEKFDMAKKVPLGRVGNHQELANLAAYLVSDFSAYMNGEVVVLDGGEWLKGAGEFNILEAIPEELWDQLEMMIKAKKRG, encoded by the coding sequence ATGGATTTCTCAGCAAAAATGCTTCGTGATGATGCCTTGCAAGGCAAAGTAATTGTGGTAACCGGTGGTGGAAGCGGCTTAGGCAAAGCTATGACCCGCTATTTTATGGAGCTTGGAGCTAAAGTGGCTATCAGTTCCCGAGATTTGGAGAAACTGCAAACCACTGCAGCAGCCCTAGAAACGGAAACGGGCGGCAGTTGTCTGGCGGTTCAATGCGATGTAAGGCAATACGACCAAGTCGAAAATATGCTGCAAGAAGTCCTAAAAGCCTATGGTAAAATTGATGTATTGCTCAACAATGCTGCGGGAAATTTTATCTCTCCCACCGAAAGATTATCAGCCAATGCGTTTGATACCGTCATAGATATTGTACTAAAAGGGTCAAAAAACTGCACACTAGCTTTTGGAAAACATTGGATAGACAGCAAGCAAACTTCAGCAACAATATTGAATATTGTGACTACTTATGCCTTTACCGGCTCGGCTTATGTCGTACCGAGTGCCGCTGCCAAAGCGGGAGTACTGGCTATGACCCGAAGCCTCGCAGTAGAATGGGCCAAATACGGCATCCGCTCTAACGCCATTGCTCCGGGACCTTTTCCTACCCAAGGCGCTTGGGATCGTTTATTGCCGGGCAACTTAGCCGAGAAATTTGATATGGCCAAAAAAGTCCCTTTAGGACGAGTTGGTAACCATCAGGAATTAGCCAATCTAGCGGCGTATTTGGTTTCTGATTTTTCTGCCTATATGAATGGTGAAGTGGTTGTACTAGATGGTGGCGAATGGCTAAAAGGTGCCGGAGAATTTAATATTCTCGAAGCGATTCCGGAGGAACTTTGGGATCAATTGGAAATGATGATTAAGGCGAAGAAAAGGGGGTAG
- a CDS encoding O-antigen ligase family protein, which translates to MKKEDIAYFQIILIHAVLGFLVYLLPFVAKIYGYAIFIVGILYVMKKQNKNNEALIAAAYVVGSEVFLRMTGGNPLYEISKYGVMVFIFMGMYYSGFSKSATPYWIFLLLLVPSLVLTTFVLNFETNMKNAIAFNISGPVCLAVASIYTYRRKIPLEEMNSILLSMGLPIMSCMVYLTFFTPDIRDVITSTQSNSATSGGFGPNQVATILGLGMFIFFSRTILESRTKFMLGLNLLVAVNMSYRGMVTFSRGGMVTGFLMILLLLLFLYYKSNFTGRVKLNYVIVFIGAAMLVTWAYTSYQTSGLIDKRYANQDAAGREKESKFTGREDVALGEINAFLKNPIFGVGVGKGVEVRLAETGDGTLSHDEITRMLAEHGSLGIVGLLILFFTPLVLYIENKFNMFLLCFLVFWFLTINHAAMRTAAPAFVYSLSLLNVYFEKNVK; encoded by the coding sequence ATGAAAAAAGAAGATATTGCCTATTTCCAAATCATCCTTATCCATGCTGTTTTGGGTTTTTTGGTCTATTTGCTTCCTTTTGTGGCTAAAATTTATGGGTATGCTATTTTTATTGTAGGTATTTTGTATGTCATGAAAAAGCAAAATAAGAACAACGAGGCCCTGATTGCAGCCGCTTATGTCGTGGGGAGTGAAGTTTTTTTGCGGATGACCGGAGGTAACCCTCTGTATGAAATTTCTAAATACGGAGTGATGGTTTTTATTTTTATGGGCATGTATTATAGTGGGTTCTCCAAAAGTGCTACTCCCTATTGGATTTTTCTGCTCCTTTTGGTGCCAAGTTTAGTGCTGACCACCTTTGTGCTCAATTTTGAAACTAATATGAAAAATGCCATTGCCTTTAATATCTCAGGTCCGGTCTGTTTGGCTGTGGCTTCTATCTATACCTACAGAAGAAAGATTCCTTTGGAAGAGATGAATTCTATTTTGCTCAGTATGGGACTGCCTATTATGAGTTGTATGGTGTATTTGACTTTTTTCACCCCCGACATTCGCGATGTGATTACCTCTACTCAATCTAATAGCGCAACTTCGGGGGGGTTTGGCCCCAACCAAGTGGCTACTATTTTAGGACTAGGTATGTTTATATTTTTCTCGAGGACTATTCTGGAGTCGAGGACAAAATTTATGCTTGGCCTTAACCTCTTAGTTGCGGTCAATATGAGTTATCGGGGAATGGTAACCTTCTCTCGAGGGGGCATGGTTACAGGTTTTCTGATGATTCTATTGTTGTTGTTGTTCCTCTATTATAAATCCAACTTTACCGGCAGGGTCAAACTCAATTATGTCATTGTTTTTATTGGAGCGGCAATGCTAGTTACTTGGGCCTACACCTCTTATCAAACAAGTGGGCTCATCGATAAGCGTTATGCGAATCAGGATGCGGCAGGACGGGAGAAGGAGTCTAAATTTACCGGAAGAGAAGATGTCGCCTTGGGCGAAATCAATGCTTTCTTAAAGAACCCTATATTTGGCGTGGGGGTAGGCAAGGGTGTAGAGGTACGTCTGGCCGAGACTGGAGATGGGACTTTATCTCATGACGAAATCACCCGCATGTTGGCCGAGCACGGTTCCTTGGGGATTGTAGGTTTATTAATCCTGTTTTTCACCCCTTTAGTTTTATATATCGAGAATAAATTCAACATGTTTTTGCTCTGTTTTTTGGTATTTTGGTTTTTAACCATCAATCACGCTGCCATGCGAACCGCCGCGCCAGCCTTTGTGTATTCCTTGTCGCTGCTGAATGTCTATTTTGAGAAGAATGTGAAGTAA